A window of the Gossypium hirsutum isolate 1008001.06 chromosome A03, Gossypium_hirsutum_v2.1, whole genome shotgun sequence genome harbors these coding sequences:
- the LOC107963884 gene encoding auxin response factor 10, translating into MKESEKSLDPQLWHACAGPMVQIPPLNSKVFYFPQGHAEHSLAAVDFPSSPPVPALVLCRVASLKFMADTETDEVYAKILLMPLPSTELDIENDTVFGSDNAEKPASFAKTLTQSDANNGGGFSVPRYCAETIFPSLDYTADPPVQTVVAVDVHGETWKFRHIYRGTPRRHLLTTGWSTFVNHKKLVAGDSIVFLRSENGGLCVGIRRAKRGTGNGPEAGSPFLSFLREDESKMMMMNRNGDWRGKGKLKAEAVLQAATLAASGQPFEVVYYPRASTPEFCVKASSVKAAMRVPWCCGMRFKMAFETEDSSRISWFMGTLSSVQVVDPIRWPNSPWRLLQVTWDEPDLLQNVKRVSPWLVELVSNVPAIHLSPFSPPRKKSRFPQHLDFPLDGQFPMSAFSSNGNPHGTGCPLVLSDNAPAGIQGARHAQFGLSVSDLHLNNKLQSGLFLPGFQRFDPHSRISDGIMMARRPNGTDNLSCLLTIGNSNVNEKSGNTKRHQFLLFGQPILTEQQLSRSCSSEVVSQVINGNSSLDGSAEKTKDTSDGSRSSLEKSSTAGFLWHQDYRSTETGLDIGHCKVFLDSEDVGRTLDLSVVGSYEELYRRLANMFGIERSKMLGHVLYRDATGAVKQTGEEPFSAFMKTAKRLTIRMDSSNETVARSWLTGIRTAENGLGGPSKRGPLSIFA; encoded by the exons ATGAAGGAATCAGAGAAGAGCTTAGATCCACAGTTATGGCATGCATGTGCTgggcccatggttcaaatcccaCCATTAAACTCCAAGGTCTTTTACTTCCCTCAAGGCCACGCTGAGCACTCACTCGCAGCCGTCGATTTCCCCTCGTCTCCGCCGGTCCCGGCTCTAGTTCTTTGCCGAGTGGCTTCTCTCAAATTCATGGCGGATACCGAAACCGACGAGGTATACGCCAAGATCCTCCTCATGCCGTTACCCAGCACAGAGCTCGACAtagaaaacgacaccgttttcggCTCCGATAACGCGGAGAAGCCTGCTTCTTTCGCTAAGACATTGACCCAATCCGACGCCAACAACGGTGGTGGGTTTTCGGTCCCGAGGTACTGCGCCGAAACCATTTTCCCGTCGTTGGATTACACGGCGGACCCTCCTGTTCAAACCGTCGTCGCCGTGGATGTCCACGGCGAAACGTGGAAGTTCAGGCATATTTATAGAGGGACCCCAAGGAGGCATTTATTGACTACGGGGTGGAGCACTTTCGTGAACCATAAGAAGCTCGTTGCCGGCGATTCCATCGTGTTCTTAAGGTCCGAAAACGGCGGCCTGTGCGTCGGGATCCGACGAGCCAAGCGTGGGACTGGAAACGGACCCGAAGCTGGGTCTCCATTTTTGTCTTTCTTAAGGGAGGACGAGAgtaagatgatgatgatgaaccgAAATGGGGATTGGAGAGGAAAGGGGAAACTGAAGGCGGAAGCTGTTTTACAGGCGGCTACGCTGGCGGCCAGCGGTCAGCCGTTCGAGGTTGTTTATTACCCAAGAGCGAGCACACCGGAGTTTTGCGTTAAGGCGTCGTCGGTGAAGGCGGCAATGAGGGTTCCTTGGTGTTGTGGGATGAGGTTTAAGATGGCTTTCGAGACAGAAGATTCTTCAAGGATTAGTTGGTTCATGGGGACTCTGTCTTCAGTTCAAGTTGTCGATCCCATTCGGTGGCCTAATTCCCCATGGCGACTTCTTCAG GTAACATGGGATGAACCTGATTTGCTTCAAAACGTTAAACGTGTTAGTCCTTGGTTGGTTGAATTGGTATCGAATGTGCCTGCCATCCACTTGTCACCGTTCTCCCCACCGAGAAAGAAGTCTAGGTTTCCCCAACATCTCGATTTTCCTCTCGACGGACAATTTCCTATGTCGGCATTTTCAAGCAATGGCAATCCCCATGGGACCGGCTGTCCGTTAGTTTTATCTGATAATGCTCCTGCAGGCATACAGGGAGCCAGGCATGCTCAATTTGGGTTATCTGTATCCGACCTCCATCTTAATAATAAACTGCAGTCCGGACTTTTTCTGCCCGGTTTCCAGCGGTTCGATCCCCACTCTAGAATTTCCGATGGCATCATGATGGCAAGGCGCCCTAATGGTACTGATAATCTTTCTTGCTTGTTAACAATTGGGAATTCTAATGTGAATGAGAAATCTGGCAACACAAAAAGACACCAGTTTTTACTCTTTGGTCAGCCGATACTTACTGAGCAACAGCTCTCTCGTAGCTGTTCAAGTGAAGTTGTCTCACAAGTTATTAACGGAAATAGTTCGTTAGATGGAAGTGCCGAAAAAACAAAAGATACTTCTGATGGTTCTCGATCTTCTCTTGAGAAGTCATCTACTGCTGGATTTTTGTGGCACCAGGATTATAGAAGCACGGAAACCGGCCTCGATATTGGCCATTGCAAGGTATTCTTGGACTCGGAGGATGTCGGACGAACTCTTGACCTCTCAGTTGTTGGCTCTTATGAAGAGCTGTACAGGAGATTGGCCAACATGTTTGGAATAGAAAGATCCAAGATGTTGGGCCATGTGTTGTATCGAGATGCAACAGGTGCTGTCAAACAAACTGGAGAAGAACCATTCAG TGCATTTATGAAAACAGCAAAAAGATTGACAATAAGGATGGATTCAAGCAATGAAACTGTTGCAAG GTCTTGGCTTACCGGGATTCGAACAGCCGAAAACGGGCTAGGAGGGCCGAGCAAAAGAGGTCCCTTAAGCATATTTGCGTGA